The nucleotide sequence TCCATATATTTTGGTTTATAAGTAATGTATGGGTCTTCCATATCTACCCAATATCCCATTTTTTCAGTAAGGTCATTCCAAACATCGGTATATCGCATTACCGCATTTTTACATGCAATATTGTATTGCTCTACGCTAATTTTGGTGCCAATATCTTCTTTAGTAATTCCAAGTTCTTTCTCTACTCCAAGCTCTACCGGAAGGCCATGGGTATCCCAACCTGCTTTTCTTTTTACCTGAAACCCTTTTTGTGTTTTATATCTACAAAAAATATCTTTAATAGCTCTGGCCATTACGTGGTGGATTCCAGGTAGACCATTTGCTGAAGGTGGCCCTTCAAAAAACACGAACGGCTCTTTACCTTCACGTGTAGTTACGCTCTTTTCAAAAATATCATTCTCTTGCCAGTACGCTAGAATTTCTTCTGCTACTTTAGGTAAGTCAAGTCCTTTATATTCAGCGAACTTTGTGCTCATTTTCTAGAAATTTCTTATGAGTTGCGAAAATAATGCTTTTTAGCAAAACCAAAGTGCCTAAATGATTAAAATACTAACCTACTTAGTTCAACAAGATCATAGCTATTGAATTGATATAAATAATTAAGAAATAGCAAATAATCAGTAAAAAAAAGTTGCCTGAAATATTAATCTAAAGATTTCCGAAGGTTAGCAAATTTTAGAAAATATAGCTAACCGCCAAGATCAAATTTCTCCCTGCTGCAGATATTCCTGAAGAATAGGTTCTATATCGTTGATCTGTAAAATTTTCTAATGAAAGTGTTGTAACCCAATGATCTGAGACCGCCAACTGCCCTGTAACATTAAGAGTATACCAATTTGCAAAATATGGATTATCATTATGGTCTAAAGCATATAAATAATCTTTACTCTGTTCTGATGGAGCCAATTCATCAAAATCTAACTTTCCATTGTATTCTGAAAATAGATCCAATTTTAATCTACCACTTACCCATATTATGTGTGTATTTCCAAATATAGGAGCGGCATGTCTTAAAGGCGCTTCTTCACCGTTATCCTGCTCTTCTTCTCCTTTTGTATAAGTAAGCTGAGATAATAACTTTATACCTTCTATTAATTTAACCTCAACGCCAGCTTCTAAACCATAAACATAGGCACTTGCAGCATTTTGAATTGCTTGAACTCTGCTAGATTCTCCTTGATATTCTATACTGCTATTGCCATTTATAACAAAATCTCGTCTAACCATCGCATCTTCTAGATAGGTATAAAAAGTAGCTAAATCTAAGGTGATTCTTTTAGACAATTTCCAACCTAAATTAAGCTCTCCATTATATGCATACTCAGGTTTAAGATCTGGATTTGGAACAACTACAGCACCAGGTTCAGAATCAAAAATCTTTCCAATATCGTCTATATTTGGCGCTCTAAATGCTGTAGATAGATTAAGTTTCCACTCCAGCTTCTCATTTTGTTGCCAGCTTACACCTGCATTTCCTGTTAACGCTCCGGTATTTAGGTTTGCATCAGAAAATGGATAATCATACGTTTCAATCGGAAAATCTGCCTTTATCTTTATAAAATTATACCTCAATCCATATTGTAAATTTAAATCATCTCTAAGTTGCCAATTAGAACTAATATATGCTGCCATAGATTGCCATGTAGATTTATCTGGATATCTGGAAGAATTATACCCAATGGCATCTGTAAGAATATTAAACGCATATCCACTAGAGTTTATCTTGTTTGCCACGTATTCCAAACCATAGAATAATTTATTCTTGTTATAATCTTTTACCACATCCAAGTTCACGGAATAAGCATGTACTTCTTCTTTATTGCTATACAGAATTTCTGATGCTAACTTTCTGTCAAACCTGCTTTCTTCAAAGTTTTGATAAGCTCCTGTAAATTGAAGATTATCATACCACGTTCCATCTCCCTTTTTATTAATTTTTATGTTTCCCATAAACCAAGCTTGCGGACCATAATACCACTCTGCATATTTCAACGTTCCACGGCTCTTTTGTTCCAACCTATCATATCTGGAATAATTAGACGTATTTGAATAAATAAGGCCGAGATTGAGATCCCAAAGATCATTAGGACTAAAAGAAATTTTTTGAAGTAGGTTGATCTG is from Gillisia sp. Hel1_33_143 and encodes:
- a CDS encoding TonB-dependent receptor plug domain-containing protein — encoded protein: MRTILLFIFTLFICNISLYAQEIKVLDETTFLPISNVAVYNKDRSKSAISDENGNIDLSIFSREDLLIFQHISHLEKRILKLEISGEPVIYLTEYQNLLKEVVLSANRFKQRRKEVAQKIVSLTKEDIIFSNSQTSADLMESTGNVYVQKSQLGGGSPMIRGFSTNRLLITVDGVRMNTAIFRSGNIQNIISIDPLAIQSTEVIMGPGSVVYGSDAIGGVMNFYTLSPTYASAVASTFLANAYVRTSTANNERTVHTDFNFGLQNWAFLSSISYSDFGDLKMGSHGPDEFLRPEYVISSSGEDLVRVNKDRKKQVPTGYEQINLLQKISFSPNDLWDLNLGLIYSNTSNYSRYDRLEQKSRGTLKYAEWYYGPQAWFMGNIKINKKGDGTWYDNLQFTGAYQNFEESRFDRKLASEILYSNKEEVHAYSVNLDVVKDYNKNKLFYGLEYVANKINSSGYAFNILTDAIGYNSSRYPDKSTWQSMAAYISSNWQLRDDLNLQYGLRYNFIKIKADFPIETYDYPFSDANLNTGALTGNAGVSWQQNEKLEWKLNLSTAFRAPNIDDIGKIFDSEPGAVVVPNPDLKPEYAYNGELNLGWKLSKRITLDLATFYTYLEDAMVRRDFVINGNSSIEYQGESSRVQAIQNAASAYVYGLEAGVEVKLIEGIKLLSQLTYTKGEEEQDNGEEAPLRHAAPIFGNTHIIWVSGRLKLDLFSEYNGKLDFDELAPSEQSKDYLYALDHNDNPYFANWYTLNVTGQLAVSDHWVTTLSLENFTDQRYRTYSSGISAAGRNLILAVSYIF